Below is a genomic region from Granulicella sibirica.
CTGGGGCGGCGAGGTGAAAAACGCCTCGGTGCTGATGGCGATTGGCGTTGCGCAGAGCGGCTATCAGCAGATCCTGGCGGTGAGCGAAGGCGCAAGGAAGACGAGGCGAGTTGGACGGAATTCCTGCGCGGCTTGAAGGGCCGCGGGCTGAAGGGCGTCGAGCTCTTGGTGTCGGACAAGTGCCTCGGGCTGGTCGAGAACGTCGTCGACTTCTATCCCGAGGCGAAGTGGCAACGCTGCGTGATCCACTTCTACCGCAACGTCTGGACGGCGGTGCCAACCGGCAAGGTCAAGCAAGTGGCGACGATGCTGAAGGCCATCCATGCCCAGGAAGATGCCGAAGCGGCGAAGCAGAGGGCTTGCCTGGTCGTTGAAAAGCTGCGGGCGATGAAGTTGGCCAGGGCGGCCGAGATCGTCGAGAACGGCATCGCCGAGACGCTGAGTTACTATTCCATGCCGCCGAACACTGGCGCTGTCTGCGAACCAACAACCCGTTGGAACGGCTGATACGCGAGAACCGGCGATGAACTCGAGTCGTCGGAGCCTTTCCCGACGGCAACTCCGCGCTCATGCTGGGCGCCGCTCAACTCCGGCATGTGGCCTCGACTCGATGGGGAAACAAACGCTATCTTGAAATGGACCGGCTCGCCGAGGCCGTCGCCATCGCCAGATCGTTTGCTCTTGTCCCCCATGGGGGACAAGAGCGAGTTGTTCGGGCGCTCTTGATTACTCACCTAGTACGAAGCGTTTTATAGCTTTAGTGATCGAACACCACTCTCAGACCAAGGACGGGAGCATCAGAAACGCGGCGATCTCCACTGGGTTTCCAGACATATTGAAAGTCGGGCCATAGGCTGAACCATCGCGAAAAGACGATCTTGTAAGAAACCTCGAGATTCGTCTGTGACGCTCTACCAGGTAGATGTTGCGCCTGCAGATCACGGTTCCAGTCGCGGCTGAAATGCGCATAGACGATGCCGATAGCAGCAATATCTGAGGGTCTACGCGGCGTGAGCCCGACGAATCGAAACCCATCAGCCGTTTCAAAGTCGCTCCTGTTTAACACTCGAGGAGCCGCGGCTAGACTTACTTGGGCGTCAACGCCACGATGGCTATATGAGCTATCTGGCTTTCGGGCTCGCCACAGCGCATAGCCCGCGTTTGCAAATAGGGCATCGTTCCCATGCGTCAAAGCATGAGAGCCGAAACGCTGAAAATAACCAAAGTTTGAAATCAACCCGAACTTGTAAACGCCGGGATGGGCCTTGGAAGGGTCGCTCGACTTCCAACCGATGGAGACTGCGGCGAGTGGGGCATTACGGAGGTCGAATCGTGTTCCGTTTTCGTCTCCTTCGAACATGTTGTGGGTCCCACTGAGGACGCCAACTTTGAGGAAGATGCTCTTGGTGGGATCGAGCAAGATCAGTAGGCCCGGCTTACCTGCAGGAGGTACAGGGAGATATAGCTCCGTGACGGTAGGCAAACCACTTGCGAGGGAGTTATTCACCCAGGTTTTGAACGCACTACCTTGGTCATCGAACCCGATCGCCTGGTTGCCAAATTCCGTCCCAGCTGCGATTTGGCCCCCGCGGATTGTAAGCTTTTTCTGTAAAAGAACCTGCTGCCAGTAATACTCGTTCACGCGGATGGTGTGCGTTCCGGCGATCGAGCTCGTTAGATCCCACGCCCCAATATATGTTGTCGCCAGATTTGATCCCGTTTGGAAAAGTCCGCTTGCGAACACCGAAGCGCCGGGAACTCCTGCAAGTCTCGTCAGATCTAGGCTGAGGGTCGCGGTCGTGCGACCAAATACAGTTCCCACTTGAGTCCGGCCACCTGACGGGTTTCCCTGAAAATCATACATATCTTGTAAGGAGAGCTTTATGCCATGCTTTTCAGCTCCAGCGCGCCAATGCGGCATGAACGCGCCTGGTATCTCGCTCCCATTGCCATCCTCCAGAGAAGGAGAAGAGCCGGCAGATGTTCTTCCACTTTGCGCTCGTCCGGCACAGACCACCACGCTCATGAGTATGGCTGCAATGATTGCTATCGATCGCGTGGCACTGTTTCGCAGTCGTGATGTGGTCATTGCAATTTGCCTCATCCTTGCACCTTCAGAATTTCGACGGACATCCGACGGGGAGTCACGAATCCGTCGGACTGGAATGTTGCGAGTTCGTCTCATCATGCGGTGCAGCACCAGCGATGTCTTTTCGAATCACAGGAGCGACTGGTGAACAATGACGCCTTCCCACTCCGCCGGATGGTCTAGGAGATCTTCGAGAGGTTGCCGCAACTCCTCCGCAAGCTGATATTCGAGATGCAGAGAGAGTGGCCCACCTCCTTGCGTATAACAAGGCCAGCGGCTCTTAGGTAACGCGATCGAGCTGTAATCGCCTTCTTTGAGGCTGTTGGACTTGCGCTTCACATCGCTCAGCCGAACGGGACGCTCCCGAACTGGGCAGAGTATTTGAAGTGTCCACTTAACTTCAAGGAGGAGCGTAACTCCAGCTACCCGACTCTGCATATCCAGCTCGCTCTGACCCCGTGCCTCAGCCGGGGCTGCTTTCTGAGTGAGTCTTTGACTCATCCGTGTTCGGCTCACGCATAGCTTGTCCTCCTTATCTAGTTCGCGTTCAGCGCCGTCCCTAATCAAATCGCAAACCGCTCGCAATGCGCTCCGCCAGCATAATCACTGTCAGGTTGATCGGAGGTGAGACTATCTCTGGAAACGATGAGGCGTCTGCGACAAAAATCCCAGATAGACCATGTATCTCCCCCTTAGAATCTGTAACCGACACGTTCGGATCAGCACCCATTGGTGCTGTCGAAGTGGCGTGAAAGTAGATACCGCCGCTTGCATTGATGGCGGAATCCATGTCGTCATCGCTTTGCACGAGAGCGCCGGGCGCTACCTCCTGTTCGATCCAGTCTGCGAGCGGTCTAGTCTCCGCAATTCGTCTGGCGATGCGAATGATCTCTCGCTGCCGTTCGCGGTCACTTGGGTCAGCGAGAAGGTTGTAATCAATCCATGGAGTCACCAAGGGATCAGGACTTTTCAAGCGAAGTAAGCCTGTTGATCTTGGAAGGACCACTGAAGCCCAAATGCGAAGTATGTGAATAGGGGTACCAGTGTGATCAACGTCGGGCTGAAAATAAGCAGTGAGTTGCAAGTCAAGCTCATCCCCCGTAGCATCTTTCGATTTAGTCCACAGTGCGACACTGCCGTTCGGGGGATCGACCTTCGCATCAGGTTTCAACTTGTAGCCCAACGCGAACATCGGCTGCTCCTGCAATCGCGAGCCGACTGGAAGGTCGGCCACAACCTTGATCCCCAGTGTGCTGAGGTGCTCTTTCGGGCCTACCCCCGAGCGAAGGAGAATTGCTGGCGTTCCGAAGACGCCAGCGCACAGAACGATGCAACCCGCCTTGATAGTTTCTCCCCCTACCAGCACCACCTCGGAAGCTCGATTCTTCTCAAAGAACAATCGATCTACCTGGGCCATGCCCCGAATCGTGAGGTTTGTTCGGGCGCGCACATCTTCCTTGAGATAAGTCATTCCAGCGTTGAATCGAACGTCATTCTCCATGTTCCGCGGTTCGAGACCAACACCCTCTTGATCAGAACCATTGAAATCATCGATCCATTTGTACCCGGCTTGTATCGCCGTATCGACGAATGCACGTGAGACTGGATTGACCTTGTCGAGTTGCGGCTGCCTTATCGGCCACGGACCGCTCCGTCCATGCCACATGTCATCGCCGGAGGGAGTATTCTCAAGAGTCTTGTAGGTCTGTAGAGCATTCTCCCAAGTCCACTCAGTGAGACCATGCTCCTGCCATCGGCTAAAGTCGCTCGGTCGGGCCCGTCGAGAGATTGCACCATTGATCGCGGAGCCCCCACCCAAAAGCTTGCCTGCAAGTGCTGCAATCGTGTGTGGCCGCCCGGGAGCGCTCTGGTAGCCCCAGATAAATCGCGGTTCCGAAGTGAGCCCATTCATGTTGGTGAGCGGCTCGGGATAGGTATTCGGGAAGTAAGCCTCACCTGCCTCCAGCAGCAATACGCTACGCTGGCTTTCCTCGCTCAATCGACTTGCGAGAACACAACCGGCAGAACCCCCGCCAATGACGATCACGTCAAAACTATTCATGCCATCCTCACATTTTCAAAATACAAACTTCATGCGGCCATCTCCTACCCGGTGCGTTTAGCTTTTGGGGTAGCCACGATCGCAAGTAGAAAAGCAATCACTACGAAAAAGGTGGGAGTCCAGTAGTTCCTTAGCCATGCATCGCGTGACATCTGCTAATCAGCCGGAACACCTTTCGACTTCCACCGCCCAATCTGCTGGTTAAACGGCACCTCGAAGATGACTGTGACGAGCATTACCACCAGCGAAGCGAAGCATGACCCAATCATCAGGTTCTCGCACGTTGGGCTAGCAATCGCGCGCCTGAGCCAGACGACGCGAGAATGGCCAGAAATACGAATGGCATGACCTTCCGGAACAGTTTGTCATCCATATTCTGGCGGGCTGTCCAGGCGTCACCTCCTAGCTCTTGAGCGGCACTTTGCTCCAGCGCGACTGCCAGCATCATGCCGGCCAACAACCCCCTGGAGAAGACCGCACCTCCTCCGGCGAATTTGCGCGGAAGCCGTGAGAATCATTTGTAAACCTCGAGCGTTGCTGTTCCAAAGGTGCCTTGCCGCAGCCCTTCAAGTTCCGGCCGGCAATCATCTTGCCGGCGGGAACTCGACATTGGTTAGGCTTCCTTCAAGAGTTCCGTTCGATACCTCGGAGCAAGGGTATGCGCCTTCTCGATGAACTGTTGCTGTTGTTCCTTATCAAGCTTCGGGGGAGCTGTCGTGCGAGTGGCCACGGGGACTCCAACCTGCTGGAAGAAATTCTCCTGGCCGGCCGGAGAGCAGATGCACAGGAGGCGAACGGGCTTCGAAGAAATATTATGAAATTGATGCGGGGCGTTGGAAGGAATGTTTACGGTATCTCCGGCCCTCACGATCGACTTCTTTCCGCGGAACGTCGCCTGCATTTCTCCTTCCAGAAGGATGAAGGTTTCTTCGAAGTCATGACGATGGGGACCGGGTCCACCGTCTGGAGGAATATGCATATCGATCACGCAGAAGCGGCCATTGGTTTCGTCACCGGACACGGTGATGGTGTACGTGTCACCCACAAGACCGATATGCTGAAGAGTCTGGTCGGTGTCAGGCTTTGCAATGGTGAGAGTGCGCTGTAGATCATCGGGGGGAAGCGGGGGATACTGCGATGTTGATTCGGACATGCTTGTTCTCCTTGATGGAACTTGGTTACTTTTCTGTGCAACTGAAACGCGAGGGCCGCTTGAACAAATTCCAGCACCGACAAGCGCAGCCAACCTAAGCGCAGAGCGGCGCGTGATATGTGCCATGACTACTTCACCTTCGCCGCAAACTCTTGAAAGAGCTTTACCATCTGCACAGGCTCTTCTTCCGGAACGAAGTGTCCACAAGAGGAAATTGTCTTTCCGGTAACGTCGCTGGCGACAGCTTCCACCATCTCTGCCACTTTTGTTCCAAGGCCCTTCTCTCCTCCAATAGCAAGTATCGGGATCTTTACCTTGTCCTTCTTCAGCGGCGTGGTCTGTTCGATTGTCGTGAAAGCAGCACGATAGATGCCCATAGACCCGAGCACACCTTCGGCCCCGCTGAACGTGCGGAGCGTCTCGCGAATAGACTCCTCGGTAATGGAATTTTTATCCACCGTGGCCCGTTCATAAAACCACGAAAGAAAAGCGCGCTCGTTGCCAACAATCAGACGTTCGGGCACACCCGGCGCTAGCGGCAAGAGCCACCACCACATCGATCCTTTTGCCGCAGCCTCCGGTGTATAGACGATCACCTTTGTTAGGAACTCTTCAAGCATGGTGGGAACCTCCATATAGACGAGACCGGCGACTTCTGTGGGCTGATCGGCAGCCCACAGAAGAGCGGGCAGCGCCCCCATATCGTGAGCGATCAGAAACAACTTTCGACCGTTCCCAAATTCCAGTTCTTTTGCCAGGGCACGAAACTCTTCTCCTAGGGCACGAGCGTCGTAGCCCGACGTTCCCGGCGGCTTATCGGAGTCCCCATACCCACGCATATCGGGCGCCAGCACCGCGTAACCGGCCTCTGCCAGCAACGGCATTACCTTGTACCAGCTATGCGCAGTCCCGAGAAAACCGTGCCATAGCAGAACGGGAATGCCATGAGGATTGCCACCGACCCAATAGTGCAGACGCGTTCCATTCACGATCGCGGTTTCGCGGCGAAACCCGGCTACTTTATTTACGTTTTGGTCTGTCATATTAAGGTCTCCTAGGTCATGGGCTGCATCATGGGAGCAGTGGTTACCAACAGCTTGATGAGCTCACTACCCGCGGGCGAGGCCCAATCCTGCACCAACTCCGCGATGGCCGTATTGGTCGTAGTGAGCACGACGCCCGCGTGCTGCATGCGTTGTCTTGCCAATTCTTCCTGCACAGGCCAGGAAGAACCCGATGCATCGAGAATGGCCTGAACACTATAACCAAGCTGCACTACGCTGATACTCGGGAAAATGAGGCAGATATCCGTTGTCACGCCACCCATGATGAGGTTCTTTCGCCCTGTCGCCTCAACCGCCGCGCTGAAGTTCGGATCTGCCCAGGCGTTTACGATACCCGCTCGCTTTACACGATTCTTGTAGGCGTCCGGTGCAGCTTTCTGCAGGGCTGGGGCGACCGGACCCTGCGTCTTGTCTTCTTGGCTTGAAGTCAGCACAATTGGCATCTTCAAGGTCGTTGCTGCATTCGCGAGCATCACGGCGTTCCTCAGCGAAACATCTGAGCTCGTGGATCGAATGAGTTGCAACGTACCGACCTGGTAGTCTACCAAGACGAGTGCGGTGTTTTCGGCCGTGAACTGGCCTCGCATTCGAAACTGTGGGTTCTTGAACATTTCATTCTCCTTTCTATGGATCGAAGAGATAGCAATGCACCTTGAATATTCGTGCTCAGTCTTTGACGACGCG
It encodes:
- a CDS encoding transposase, producing MPQALWGTRVSASTVTDLNQKIYKQIEQWCQQPLVGDFPYVFPGWSVAEAQLGRRGEKRLGADGDWRCAERLSADPGGERRRKEDEASWTEFLRGLKGRGLKGVELLVSDKCLGLVENVVDFYPEAKWQRCVIHFYRNVWTAVPTGKVKQVATMLKAIHAQEDAEAAKQRACLVVEKLRAMKLARAAEIVENGIAETLSYYSMPPNTGAVCEPTTRWNG
- a CDS encoding carbohydrate porin; the protein is MSVVVCAGRAQSGRTSAGSSPSLEDGNGSEIPGAFMPHWRAGAEKHGIKLSLQDMYDFQGNPSGGRTQVGTVFGRTTATLSLDLTRLAGVPGASVFASGLFQTGSNLATTYIGAWDLTSSIAGTHTIRVNEYYWQQVLLQKKLTIRGGQIAAGTEFGNQAIGFDDQGSAFKTWVNNSLASGLPTVTELYLPVPPAGKPGLLILLDPTKSIFLKVGVLSGTHNMFEGDENGTRFDLRNAPLAAVSIGWKSSDPSKAHPGVYKFGLISNFGYFQRFGSHALTHGNDALFANAGYALWRARKPDSSYSHRGVDAQVSLAAAPRVLNRSDFETADGFRFVGLTPRRPSDIAAIGIVYAHFSRDWNRDLQAQHLPGRASQTNLEVSYKIVFSRWFSLWPDFQYVWKPSGDRRVSDAPVLGLRVVFDH
- a CDS encoding GMC family oxidoreductase → MNSFDVIVIGGGSAGCVLASRLSEESQRSVLLLEAGEAYFPNTYPEPLTNMNGLTSEPRFIWGYQSAPGRPHTIAALAGKLLGGGSAINGAISRRARPSDFSRWQEHGLTEWTWENALQTYKTLENTPSGDDMWHGRSGPWPIRQPQLDKVNPVSRAFVDTAIQAGYKWIDDFNGSDQEGVGLEPRNMENDVRFNAGMTYLKEDVRARTNLTIRGMAQVDRLFFEKNRASEVVLVGGETIKAGCIVLCAGVFGTPAILLRSGVGPKEHLSTLGIKVVADLPVGSRLQEQPMFALGYKLKPDAKVDPPNGSVALWTKSKDATGDELDLQLTAYFQPDVDHTGTPIHILRIWASVVLPRSTGLLRLKSPDPLVTPWIDYNLLADPSDRERQREIIRIARRIAETRPLADWIEQEVAPGALVQSDDDMDSAINASGGIYFHATSTAPMGADPNVSVTDSKGEIHGLSGIFVADASSFPEIVSPPINLTVIMLAERIASGLRFD
- a CDS encoding cupin domain-containing protein; this translates as MSESTSQYPPLPPDDLQRTLTIAKPDTDQTLQHIGLVGDTYTITVSGDETNGRFCVIDMHIPPDGGPGPHRHDFEETFILLEGEMQATFRGKKSIVRAGDTVNIPSNAPHQFHNISSKPVRLLCICSPAGQENFFQQVGVPVATRTTAPPKLDKEQQQQFIEKAHTLAPRYRTELLKEA
- a CDS encoding alpha/beta fold hydrolase yields the protein MTDQNVNKVAGFRRETAIVNGTRLHYWVGGNPHGIPVLLWHGFLGTAHSWYKVMPLLAEAGYAVLAPDMRGYGDSDKPPGTSGYDARALGEEFRALAKELEFGNGRKLFLIAHDMGALPALLWAADQPTEVAGLVYMEVPTMLEEFLTKVIVYTPEAAAKGSMWWWLLPLAPGVPERLIVGNERAFLSWFYERATVDKNSITEESIRETLRTFSGAEGVLGSMGIYRAAFTTIEQTTPLKKDKVKIPILAIGGEKGLGTKVAEMVEAVASDVTGKTISSCGHFVPEEEPVQMVKLFQEFAAKVK
- a CDS encoding isochorismatase family protein: MFKNPQFRMRGQFTAENTALVLVDYQVGTLQLIRSTSSDVSLRNAVMLANAATTLKMPIVLTSSQEDKTQGPVAPALQKAAPDAYKNRVKRAGIVNAWADPNFSAAVEATGRKNLIMGGVTTDICLIFPSISVVQLGYSVQAILDASGSSWPVQEELARQRMQHAGVVLTTTNTAIAELVQDWASPAGSELIKLLVTTAPMMQPMT